The Methanofervidicoccus abyssi genome includes the window GGAGATAGTAAAGAGGGAGTTCAATGTAAGATCTAAGTACGGTTATAGGGGACAGAGTTTAATATTCACATATTCGAGAAAAAGAGCAGAATACATTTCAAGGTTTCTAAACTCTAAAGGTATAAAATCTGAATACTACCATGGAGGTATGGAATACAGGAGGAGGAGAATTGTAGAGGAAAAGTTCATAAATCAGGAGATTATGTGTGTAGTTACAACTGCAGCCCTTGCGGCAGGAGTAGATTTTCCAGCTTCAACTGTCATCTTGGAGAGTTTAGCCATGGGAGGTGATTGGCTCACCCCTTCGGAGTTCCAGCAGATATGTGGGAGGGCAGGTAGGAAGGGGATGCACGATACAGGAAAAGTGTATATGTTGATAGAGATAGGTAAGAGGTATCATGCCAAGATGGAGAGAAGTGAAGATGAGGTAGCATTCCAACTGTTAAGTTCTGAACCTGAGGATGTAGGTGTAATTTACGAGGAGAAAGAGGAGATGGAGCAGATACTGGCAAGTTTATGTACCATCGAGAGATATGGAAGGTATTACGATAGTATTAAAAGGTATAGAAAGAGAGAACTACTATCTAAGGTACCTTTGATGGGGAGTAACTACAGTTTAGACTATATACTTGGCAAACTTATGAAGTACGGGATGGTAGAGGAGAAGGAAGATATAGTTGTTACTAAGTACGGCTACTTTACAGGAATATCTTTTCTATACCCCGAGGATGCTGAAGTTATAAGGAAGAATTTAGATCTTCCAATTTTAGACCTAATACCCTTAGTTAATCCATTTGAGGGAATATATATCCCAATGGGCCTTAAAAATAGGATAAGTAAGGTTATCAACGTTAATATACCTACGAAATTTATAGATGCCTTCGAGATAATAAAGGAGAATATGGATAAGATAACAGATAGAAATTTGCGAGATAGAATACTACCCTGGATAATGGAGTTCGAAGGGATGATAGAGGAGGATATTGTCAAATACTTCTCTAGGTATATAATTAATCTGAGGATAAGTGGAAAAACACCACTACAAATATCTAAGTGTATATACAATACTTTGAACCTTCAGACTTATCCGGGAGATATATACAACTACTTAGAGAATACTGTAAAGGTGCTTGACACCATAGAGAGAATAGGGTCCATATACAATAGAAAAGTCTCTAAGGATGCTGAATACTATAGGAAGAAAATTTCTAATCCTTATGAAGGTTATCGAGAAGTTTCTAAATGACAATAATTATAATAATTATAAATAAAAATGGCAACTAATATTATTAAGGAATTATTGGGAATCTCGTTCTA containing:
- a CDS encoding DEAD/DEAH box helicase; amino-acid sequence: MIIMRKLKKKKQKEEVEIFDIKNNVKYHCLLREVGKRIDLYRCREERDGNIKPIQPSKVVDILRNCDKVLLSKEESLKLEEFLKSKNIKYELVELCPYCLIKGRYTILNEDRFLYNNRYICLTCAVEEVKEEVNIGEKFIEKLLKRLKDVGKVLDLLTSKNPVGNPELTRYDVLTGDEEDSIRNYKVDELDIPEELKKILKKRRIKELLPVQTLTVKGGLLRGRDLIVTSATSSGKTLIGELAGIKNILEGKGKFLYLVPLVALANQKYLEFRERYKEIGLSVSLRVGTGRLYEGRGEDVNTDLDSDIIVGTYEGIDYLIRSGRLRGIGTVVIDEIHSLNMEERGARLDGLIGRLRFLKRMGENMQMIYLSATVGNPRELSKHLSAHLIMYSGRPVPLERHIVFAKNEYQKLNTIREIVKREFNVRSKYGYRGQSLIFTYSRKRAEYISRFLNSKGIKSEYYHGGMEYRRRRIVEEKFINQEIMCVVTTAALAAGVDFPASTVILESLAMGGDWLTPSEFQQICGRAGRKGMHDTGKVYMLIEIGKRYHAKMERSEDEVAFQLLSSEPEDVGVIYEEKEEMEQILASLCTIERYGRYYDSIKRYRKRELLSKVPLMGSNYSLDYILGKLMKYGMVEEKEDIVVTKYGYFTGISFLYPEDAEVIRKNLDLPILDLIPLVNPFEGIYIPMGLKNRISKVINVNIPTKFIDAFEIIKENMDKITDRNLRDRILPWIMEFEGMIEEDIVKYFSRYIINLRISGKTPLQISKCIYNTLNLQTYPGDIYNYLENTVKVLDTIERIGSIYNRKVSKDAEYYRKKISNPYEGYREVSK